The proteins below are encoded in one region of Tsuneonella sp. CC-YZS046:
- the murD gene encoding UDP-N-acetylmuramoyl-L-alanine--D-glutamate ligase: protein MIISSAFSGKRYAVLGLARSGMAVAESLLASGAHVTAWDRQEEPRVVLEGRAEIADPLVIDLSGYDAVVVSPGVPLNTHPIVEVAGNAEVPIVGDMELFAQARDTLPNNRVIGITGTNGKSTTTALVHHILRSAGIPARMGGNIGLPIFAQAPLATGGVYVLELSSYQIDLTRSLACEAAGLTNITPDHLDRYDGFEAYAASKARLFAMQDPSQLAAFGCADGPTCAIADRERARRPDGRAICIDLEGLAPFQQEWPSLQGPHNLQNAAMAVALVEEMGVTPAQWRPALASFRGLAHRMERLGEANGVLFINDSKATNPASAAPALAAYPPNPGKRIHWILGGLPKGDGLGECEEFLGNIAAAYTIGEAGPRFAELLEPVLPVRRCELLVEALRQAIDAARPGDVVLFSPACASFDQFRNYEIRGDTFRQLVAALTGLDTACQEEEGRSAA from the coding sequence GTGATCATTTCATCCGCCTTTTCCGGGAAGCGCTATGCGGTGCTTGGCCTCGCGAGGTCCGGAATGGCGGTTGCCGAAAGCCTGCTGGCGAGCGGTGCGCATGTCACTGCGTGGGACAGGCAGGAAGAGCCGCGCGTGGTCCTCGAAGGCCGGGCGGAGATCGCCGATCCGCTGGTCATAGATCTCTCCGGCTACGACGCGGTGGTGGTTTCTCCCGGCGTTCCGCTGAACACCCATCCGATCGTGGAAGTGGCGGGCAATGCCGAAGTGCCGATCGTCGGTGACATGGAACTGTTCGCCCAGGCGCGGGACACGCTGCCGAACAATCGGGTCATCGGCATCACCGGCACCAATGGCAAATCGACCACGACTGCCCTGGTCCACCATATTCTGCGCAGCGCCGGCATCCCGGCGCGCATGGGCGGGAATATCGGGCTGCCGATTTTTGCGCAGGCCCCGCTCGCGACGGGCGGCGTTTATGTCCTGGAGCTTTCCAGCTACCAGATCGACCTGACCCGGAGCCTTGCCTGCGAGGCGGCGGGCCTTACCAATATCACGCCCGACCATCTGGACCGTTATGACGGATTCGAAGCCTATGCCGCTTCGAAGGCACGGCTGTTCGCAATGCAGGACCCCAGCCAATTGGCCGCCTTCGGCTGCGCGGATGGGCCGACCTGTGCCATAGCGGACCGGGAACGCGCGCGCCGGCCGGATGGGCGTGCGATCTGCATCGATCTGGAAGGGCTGGCTCCGTTTCAGCAGGAGTGGCCTTCGCTGCAAGGCCCGCACAATCTGCAGAACGCAGCCATGGCGGTCGCGCTGGTCGAGGAAATGGGCGTTACTCCTGCCCAGTGGCGCCCCGCGCTTGCCAGCTTTCGCGGCCTTGCCCACCGCATGGAGCGGCTGGGAGAAGCGAACGGCGTCCTCTTCATCAATGACAGCAAGGCGACCAATCCCGCCTCCGCCGCGCCCGCGCTCGCCGCCTATCCGCCCAATCCCGGCAAGCGCATCCATTGGATACTGGGGGGGCTTCCTAAGGGCGACGGCCTGGGCGAGTGCGAGGAATTCCTGGGGAACATCGCCGCCGCCTATACGATCGGCGAAGCAGGCCCGCGCTTCGCGGAATTGCTGGAGCCGGTCCTGCCTGTCCGCCGTTGCGAATTGCTGGTGGAGGCGTTGCGGCAGGCAATCGATGCGGCTCGGCCCGGCGATGTGGTGCTGTTCTCCCCTGCCTGCGCGAGTTTCGACCAGTTCCGCAATTACGAGATCCGTGGGGATACGTTCCGCCAGCTCGTAGCCGCGCTCACCGGGCTGGATACTGCCTGTCAGGAGGAAGAGGGGCGCTCGGCGGCATGA
- a CDS encoding putative peptidoglycan glycosyltransferase FtsW: MSSRPYIPGSAQNLPSLVPPRRSLRTELRIWWREIDRTLLFLVILLMALGSAAVAAASPASARRLSSSATQLPDLYFYWLHLRWQALGLVALIGASLLPQERARRFAILMGAAMIAALLLVPFIGQEVNGARRWLRLGIIFQPSEFLKPAFAIVLAWILSWRARDPNLPVIPITGVIMGLVAALLMAQPNFGDTILFAGVWFLMVLLSGLPVQRIAAMGGAGVALLTATYFLYDNARHRIDAFLGGGTAYDQVDLASRTLVAGGWTGSGLWLGLRKLSLPEAHTDYIFSVIGEEFGLLVCMLVILIYLAIVARVFIRLVGEDNLFTVLAAAGLTAQIGGQAFINILVNLQLFPSKGMTLPLISYGGSSTVAMCLTVGFLLAMTRRNPYLSREKFDWREALAGTGDVR; encoded by the coding sequence ATGTCCAGCAGGCCATATATTCCCGGGTCGGCGCAGAATCTCCCCTCGCTGGTGCCGCCTCGGCGCAGCCTCCGCACCGAGCTGCGGATCTGGTGGCGCGAGATTGATCGCACCCTGCTGTTTCTCGTCATCCTGCTGATGGCGCTGGGCAGCGCGGCGGTCGCTGCTGCCTCGCCGGCCAGCGCCCGGCGGCTTTCCAGTTCCGCCACGCAATTGCCCGACCTTTATTTCTACTGGCTGCATCTGCGCTGGCAGGCGCTGGGGCTGGTGGCCCTGATCGGGGCTTCGCTGCTGCCGCAGGAGCGGGCGCGGCGCTTCGCCATTCTCATGGGTGCGGCGATGATCGCGGCCCTGCTTCTGGTTCCCTTCATCGGCCAGGAGGTGAACGGGGCGCGGCGCTGGCTGCGGCTCGGCATCATTTTCCAGCCTTCGGAGTTCCTCAAGCCGGCTTTCGCCATCGTGCTCGCCTGGATTCTTTCTTGGCGCGCGCGCGACCCCAACCTGCCTGTCATTCCCATCACGGGCGTTATCATGGGGCTGGTCGCCGCCCTGTTGATGGCCCAGCCCAACTTTGGCGACACCATCCTGTTTGCCGGGGTCTGGTTCCTCATGGTGCTGCTGTCCGGCCTGCCGGTGCAGCGGATCGCCGCCATGGGCGGGGCGGGCGTCGCATTGCTGACCGCCACCTATTTCCTTTACGACAACGCGCGGCACCGTATCGACGCCTTCCTTGGCGGCGGCACGGCCTACGATCAGGTCGATCTGGCCAGCCGGACGCTGGTGGCGGGCGGGTGGACCGGCAGCGGCCTTTGGCTCGGCTTGCGCAAGCTTTCCCTGCCGGAAGCGCATACGGACTACATCTTCTCGGTGATCGGCGAGGAGTTCGGGCTGTTGGTCTGCATGCTCGTCATCCTGATCTATCTCGCCATCGTCGCGCGGGTGTTCATCCGCCTGGTGGGGGAGGACAATCTTTTCACGGTGCTTGCGGCCGCGGGCCTCACGGCGCAGATCGGCGGTCAGGCCTTCATCAACATTTTGGTGAACCTGCAGCTTTTCCCGTCCAAGGGCATGACGCTGCCGCTGATCAGCTATGGCGGATCGTCCACCGTGGCGATGTGTCTCACGGTCGGTTTCCTGCTGGCGATGACGCGCCGCAACCCGTATCTCAGCCGGGAGAAATTCGACTGGCGCGAAGCGCTGGCCGGCACAGGAGATGTTCGATGA
- the mraY gene encoding phospho-N-acetylmuramoyl-pentapeptide-transferase produces MLYLIAQWVEFEGLANLVRYQTFRAGATLITALFIGLLIGPRFINMLRVRQGKGQPIREDGPKTHLAKRGTPTMGGLMILTSLLLAMLLWMDLKSPFVWACMAVTAGFGVIGFLDDYDKVRKSSHRGVPGKVRLLGEFVVAGIAAWIIVSQINTDLYVPFFSAWVIPLGPFYYVFAAFVIVGAGNAVNLTDGLDGLATMPVIIAAGTFALICYLVGRTDYSSYLGIPHVPGAGELAIFCAAIMGAGLAFLWFNAPPAAVFMGDTGSLALGGALGAIAVASHHEIVLGIVGGLFVLEAVSVIIQVFFFKRTGKRVFRMAPIHHHFEQLGWAESTVVIRFWIVSIVLALAGLATLKLR; encoded by the coding sequence TGGAGTTTGAAGGCCTCGCAAATCTCGTGCGCTACCAGACCTTCCGGGCCGGCGCGACGCTGATTACTGCGTTGTTCATCGGCCTGCTGATCGGCCCGCGTTTCATCAACATGCTGCGTGTCCGCCAGGGGAAGGGCCAGCCGATCCGGGAAGATGGGCCGAAGACCCATCTTGCGAAGCGCGGAACCCCCACCATGGGCGGGCTGATGATCCTGACTTCCCTGCTCCTGGCCATGTTGCTGTGGATGGACTTGAAGAGCCCCTTCGTCTGGGCCTGCATGGCCGTCACCGCCGGTTTCGGCGTGATCGGCTTTCTCGACGATTACGACAAGGTCCGCAAATCGAGCCATCGCGGCGTGCCCGGCAAAGTGCGCCTGCTGGGCGAATTCGTGGTTGCCGGGATCGCGGCCTGGATCATCGTCAGCCAGATCAATACCGATCTCTATGTGCCGTTCTTCTCGGCTTGGGTCATTCCGCTCGGGCCGTTCTACTATGTCTTCGCGGCCTTCGTGATCGTCGGCGCGGGCAATGCGGTCAACCTGACCGACGGGCTTGACGGGCTGGCGACCATGCCGGTGATCATCGCGGCGGGCACCTTCGCGCTGATCTGCTATCTTGTCGGACGGACCGACTATTCGAGCTATCTGGGCATTCCGCACGTGCCTGGCGCGGGCGAACTGGCGATTTTCTGCGCGGCGATCATGGGCGCGGGGCTTGCCTTCCTGTGGTTCAATGCCCCTCCGGCGGCAGTGTTCATGGGCGATACAGGCAGCCTGGCGCTTGGCGGTGCGCTCGGGGCCATCGCGGTCGCATCGCATCACGAGATCGTGCTCGGAATCGTTGGCGGCCTGTTTGTGCTCGAAGCGGTATCGGTGATCATTCAGGTATTCTTCTTCAAGCGAACCGGCAAGCGGGTGTTCCGCATGGCGCCGATCCATCATCATTTCGAGCAGCTTGGCTGGGCGGAATCGACCGTGGTGATCCGCTTCTGGATCGTCTCGATCGTGCTCGCCCTTGCTGGCCTTGCAACGCTGAAGCTCAGGTGA
- the murG gene encoding undecaprenyldiphospho-muramoylpentapeptide beta-N-acetylglucosaminyltransferase, with product MNAVSRHYVLAAGGTGGHLIPAFALAQELEARGHHVALVTDERGAAIPGKPDTLPAHVLPAGRLGKNPLGWIKGARAIVEGRRMALRLFESFEPSAVIGFGGYPALPTLLAAISEKIPTVIHEQNAVLGRVNRLLAGRVDAIATAYPEVDRLNEKFAGKTYLVGNPVRAEVLALRDQPYPPFTEDGLLRVLVTGGSQGARVLSEVVPDGLAMLQPALRARLQVIQQCRPEDLSGVRARYAGHDIPAELGTYFEDMAARLADAHLFIGRAGASTIAELTAVGRPAILIPLPIATDNHQAANAREMTKSGGARAIRQDRFTAKELAKQIQAMAQAPGSLGNAAHAAWNCGRPNAAKDLADLIESFGGAPLMDVIRMGGEARPEQREALARDNAA from the coding sequence ATGAATGCGGTAAGCCGCCATTATGTCCTGGCTGCGGGCGGCACCGGTGGCCACCTTATCCCGGCTTTCGCCCTTGCGCAGGAACTGGAGGCGCGCGGGCACCACGTCGCCCTGGTGACGGATGAACGGGGCGCGGCGATTCCCGGCAAGCCCGATACGCTGCCCGCGCATGTGCTGCCGGCCGGGCGGCTCGGCAAGAATCCGCTGGGCTGGATCAAGGGCGCGCGGGCGATCGTCGAGGGCCGCCGGATGGCGCTCCGCCTGTTCGAAAGTTTCGAGCCAAGCGCGGTGATCGGCTTCGGCGGCTATCCGGCCCTGCCTACGCTGCTGGCCGCCATTTCGGAGAAGATCCCTACGGTCATTCACGAGCAGAATGCCGTGCTGGGCCGGGTCAACCGCCTGCTTGCCGGGCGGGTCGACGCGATCGCCACCGCTTATCCGGAAGTGGACCGGCTGAACGAGAAGTTCGCGGGCAAGACCTATCTGGTCGGCAATCCGGTGCGGGCCGAGGTGCTTGCCTTGCGCGATCAGCCTTACCCCCCCTTTACCGAGGATGGGCTGCTGCGCGTTCTGGTGACCGGCGGCAGCCAGGGCGCGCGCGTGCTTTCCGAAGTGGTGCCCGATGGCCTCGCCATGCTGCAACCCGCCTTGCGGGCGCGGCTGCAAGTGATCCAGCAATGCCGCCCGGAAGACTTGAGCGGGGTTCGCGCGCGCTATGCCGGCCATGACATTCCGGCCGAACTCGGCACCTATTTCGAGGATATGGCGGCGCGGCTGGCTGACGCCCATCTCTTCATCGGCCGGGCCGGGGCTTCCACCATCGCGGAACTGACGGCGGTCGGCCGCCCCGCGATCCTGATTCCGCTGCCCATTGCTACGGACAATCATCAGGCCGCCAATGCCCGCGAGATGACGAAGTCCGGCGGGGCGCGGGCGATCCGGCAGGATCGCTTCACCGCCAAGGAACTGGCCAAGCAGATTCAGGCGATGGCGCAGGCGCCCGGCTCGCTCGGCAATGCGGCTCATGCCGCGTGGAACTGCGGGCGGCCCAATGCGGCGAAGGATCTGGCCGACCTGATCGAGAGTTTCGGCGGTGCGCCGCTGATGGATGTGATCCGCATGGGCGGGGAAGCGCGGCCCGAGCAGCGGGAAGCGCTGGCGCGGGACAACGCGGCATGA